In Gulosibacter molinativorax, a single window of DNA contains:
- a CDS encoding FadR/GntR family transcriptional regulator encodes MGVLTVGERLPVEAELATQFGVAVATLRKALAELRAHGIVETRRGRNGGTFVVQAPFPSPQELRSSLARTSLVALRDFFDEHAAISGMAARLAAERTQPGMRTRLAEFAFEAREGRNGRERSLADSRFHFEIAVLSHSRRLLSGEQRLHSELAPFLWCDAICRASVQQAFAEHLAIAMAIEQQQADEAERLAVEHVRGNMQLIVDGKLALDASEELS; translated from the coding sequence ATGGGCGTGCTCACCGTAGGCGAGCGCCTGCCCGTCGAGGCTGAGCTCGCCACGCAGTTCGGGGTTGCGGTCGCGACGCTGCGGAAGGCGCTCGCCGAACTGCGCGCGCACGGCATTGTCGAGACCCGACGGGGCCGCAACGGCGGCACCTTTGTGGTGCAGGCACCGTTTCCGTCACCGCAGGAGCTGCGGTCGTCGTTGGCGCGCACGAGTCTGGTGGCGTTGCGCGACTTCTTCGATGAGCACGCGGCGATCTCCGGGATGGCGGCGCGTCTGGCTGCTGAGCGCACGCAGCCGGGGATGCGAACGAGGCTCGCGGAGTTCGCATTCGAGGCTCGGGAGGGGCGCAACGGTCGTGAGCGTTCACTGGCCGACAGCCGTTTCCACTTCGAGATCGCGGTGCTCAGCCATTCGCGCCGGCTGCTGTCGGGTGAGCAGCGGCTGCACTCGGAGCTGGCTCCGTTCTTGTGGTGCGATGCGATCTGCCGCGCTTCGGTGCAGCAGGCTTTCGCGGAGCATCTCGCGATCGCGATGGCGATCGAGCAGCAGCAGGCCGATGAGGCCGAACGGCTCGCCGTGGAGCACGTCAGGGGAAACATGCAGCTCATCGTTGATGGCAAGCTGGCGCTCGACGCTTCGGAGGAGCTGTCGTGA
- a CDS encoding heavy metal translocating P-type ATPase: MSAACGCDEPETRVGEEAEEERERPWWRDRGIMVPVLSGVAFGTGLVLEWTGAEIPALVAFWIGLLLGASTFTPGAIRKLFTGKLGIGLLMTISAVGAVILGYVEEAAALAFLYSIAEALEDKAMDRARGGLRALLKLVPETATIRQDGAPVEVAAKDLAVGQLMLVRPGERIATDGIVRTGRSSLDTSAITGESIPVEVEPGDAVSAGAINTAGALEVETTAAGTDNSLTTIVELVEQAQAEKGDRARLADRIARPLVPGVLILAALVAVIGSLLGDPELWITRALVVLVAASPCALAISVPLTVVAAIGSASRFGVIIKSGAVFERFGVIRHVAVDKTGTLTRNEPAVTAILTADGVDEAQALAWAASLEQHSTHPLAAAITAASPGAPAALDVTEQAGHGIEGTLDGAQVTVGSPRWLDAGTLKDQVAGLEEQGMTVVIVHRDGLPVAAIGVRDELRPEVPEVVRTLATQGVGATMLTGDNARTARALAAQAGIEDVRAELRPEDKAAAISELGRHGSVAMIGDGINDAPALAASDIGIAMGATGSDAAIESADVAFTGHDLRLLPRAFAHARRGRHIMNQNIILSLMIIVVLLPLALFGVLGLAAVVLVHEIAEVIVILNGLRAARTSRATADL; this comes from the coding sequence GTGAGCGCGGCGTGCGGCTGCGACGAGCCGGAGACCCGGGTCGGCGAGGAGGCCGAGGAGGAGCGGGAGCGTCCGTGGTGGCGTGACCGCGGGATCATGGTCCCGGTGCTCTCCGGCGTAGCGTTCGGTACGGGCCTGGTCCTGGAATGGACGGGTGCGGAGATCCCGGCGCTGGTGGCGTTCTGGATCGGCCTGCTGCTGGGTGCGTCGACGTTCACGCCCGGCGCGATCCGCAAGCTGTTCACGGGCAAGCTGGGCATCGGGCTGCTGATGACGATCAGCGCGGTCGGCGCGGTCATCCTCGGCTACGTCGAGGAGGCCGCGGCGCTGGCGTTCCTGTACTCCATCGCCGAAGCGCTGGAGGACAAGGCCATGGACCGCGCCCGCGGCGGGCTGCGGGCGCTGCTCAAGCTGGTCCCGGAGACCGCGACCATCCGGCAGGACGGCGCGCCCGTGGAGGTCGCCGCGAAGGATCTGGCCGTTGGTCAGCTGATGCTCGTGCGTCCGGGTGAGCGGATCGCGACCGACGGGATCGTCCGGACGGGCCGGTCGAGCCTGGACACCTCGGCGATCACCGGGGAGTCGATCCCGGTGGAGGTCGAGCCCGGCGACGCGGTGTCGGCCGGGGCGATCAACACCGCCGGTGCCCTGGAGGTCGAGACGACCGCAGCGGGCACCGACAACTCGCTGACCACGATCGTGGAGCTGGTGGAGCAGGCGCAGGCCGAGAAGGGCGACCGCGCCCGCCTGGCCGACCGCATCGCCCGCCCGCTCGTGCCCGGCGTGCTGATCCTCGCCGCCCTCGTCGCGGTCATCGGCTCGCTGCTGGGCGACCCGGAGCTGTGGATCACCCGCGCCCTCGTGGTGCTCGTCGCCGCGTCGCCGTGCGCGCTGGCGATCTCCGTCCCGCTGACCGTCGTCGCCGCGATCGGCTCAGCGAGCAGGTTCGGCGTGATCATCAAGTCCGGTGCCGTGTTCGAACGGTTCGGCGTGATCCGCCACGTCGCCGTCGACAAGACCGGCACCCTCACACGCAACGAGCCCGCCGTCACCGCCATCCTCACCGCCGACGGGGTGGACGAGGCGCAGGCCCTGGCCTGGGCGGCATCCCTGGAGCAGCACAGCACCCACCCGCTGGCCGCCGCGATCACCGCCGCCTCACCCGGAGCCCCCGCCGCCCTGGACGTCACCGAGCAGGCCGGGCACGGCATCGAAGGCACCCTCGACGGGGCCCAGGTCACCGTCGGCAGCCCCCGCTGGCTGGACGCCGGGACGCTCAAGGACCAGGTCGCCGGCTTGGAGGAGCAGGGCATGACCGTCGTCATCGTGCACCGCGACGGACTCCCGGTCGCCGCGATCGGGGTCCGCGACGAGCTGCGCCCCGAAGTCCCCGAGGTCGTGCGCACCCTCGCGACCCAGGGTGTCGGGGCGACCATGCTCACCGGCGACAACGCCCGCACCGCCCGCGCGCTGGCCGCGCAGGCCGGGATCGAGGACGTGCGCGCCGAGCTGCGCCCGGAGGACAAGGCCGCCGCGATCAGCGAGCTGGGCAGGCACGGCTCGGTCGCGATGATCGGTGACGGCATCAACGACGCCCCTGCACTGGCCGCCTCGGATATCGGCATCGCGATGGGCGCGACAGGTTCCGATGCCGCGATCGAGTCCGCCGACGTCGCGTTCACCGGTCACGACCTGCGCCTCCTGCCGCGCGCGTTCGCTCACGCCCGCCGCGGCAGGCACATCATGAACCAGAACATCATCCTGTCGCTCATGATCATCGTCGTGCTGCTCCCGCTCGCCCTGTTCGGTGTCCTGGGTCTGGCCGCGGTGGTGCTGGTGCACGAGATCGCTGAGGTGATCGTCATCCTCAACGGGCTCCGCGCCGCCCGCACGAGCCGCGCCACCGCAGATCTGTGA
- the trxA gene encoding thioredoxin, whose translation MSATITVTDATFEAEVLQSDIPVVVEIWATWCGPCKAIAPILDDLAGEYDGRVKIVKLDADANPQTAMAADVTSIPTLGFYRGGERVDVLIGAHPKPIIAGKIDELIV comes from the coding sequence ATGAGCGCGACCATCACCGTCACCGACGCCACGTTCGAGGCCGAGGTGCTGCAGTCCGACATCCCCGTCGTGGTCGAAATCTGGGCGACCTGGTGCGGGCCGTGCAAGGCGATCGCACCGATCCTCGACGATCTCGCCGGCGAGTACGACGGCCGCGTGAAGATCGTGAAGCTCGACGCGGACGCCAACCCGCAGACCGCGATGGCTGCTGATGTCACGTCGATCCCGACTCTCGGGTTCTACCGGGGCGGTGAGCGCGTCGACGTGCTCATCGGCGCACACCCGAAGCCGATCATCGCGGGCAAGATTGACGAGCTGATCGTATGA
- a CDS encoding helix-turn-helix domain-containing protein, translating into MKWNLRVQAAERGIWKSAELRRMLAAAGLEMSQGKMSGLWTGTPTTIRLDDLDVICLVLDCQPTDLLVPEPEKVSARTRRLEQHSEANGSTPRVTPRLGAKDDRPAPPL; encoded by the coding sequence ATGAAGTGGAACCTGAGAGTCCAGGCCGCTGAGCGCGGCATCTGGAAGTCTGCGGAGTTGCGGCGCATGCTCGCCGCCGCTGGGTTGGAGATGAGCCAGGGCAAGATGTCGGGGCTGTGGACGGGCACTCCGACGACGATCCGCCTCGATGATCTCGACGTGATCTGCCTCGTCCTGGACTGCCAGCCGACAGACCTCCTCGTGCCCGAACCGGAAAAGGTCAGCGCGCGCACGCGAAGGCTCGAGCAGCACAGCGAGGCCAACGGTTCGACACCGCGAGTGACGCCACGGTTGGGCGCGAAGGATGACCGGCCCGCCCCGCCGCTATGA
- a CDS encoding cache domain-containing protein — protein MTAAELSAAIAGVDGWLHDRFAHLEKLSHDFTALLTLDEAGRLDLGETVRRRLRGLAVRYLADNAVVDGCGLIFARSVLSFERGHLEWWVREDETRFARYSFGVVPGADRYYDYEHHEWFIRAFHEGTPALVGPYIDYLGVEAYVLTLTVPASVGGVRVGAIGNDIQVADLETELLPLLQRSGTEMALVGRHGNVLVGNSSRLLSGVFVPETGGGFDGLTRKRIGPEGADVHLIYRAEA, from the coding sequence GTGACCGCGGCGGAGCTTTCGGCGGCGATCGCCGGGGTTGACGGCTGGTTGCATGACCGCTTCGCCCACCTTGAGAAGCTGTCGCATGATTTTACGGCGCTGCTGACGCTCGATGAGGCGGGCCGGCTCGACCTGGGTGAGACGGTGCGGCGTCGGCTGCGTGGGCTTGCCGTGCGTTATCTCGCCGACAATGCTGTTGTCGATGGCTGCGGGCTGATTTTTGCGCGTTCGGTGCTGAGCTTCGAGCGTGGTCATCTGGAGTGGTGGGTGCGCGAGGATGAGACGCGCTTTGCCCGTTACTCGTTCGGTGTGGTGCCCGGTGCCGACCGCTACTACGACTACGAACACCATGAGTGGTTTATCAGGGCGTTCCACGAGGGCACCCCGGCGCTGGTGGGGCCCTATATCGACTATCTGGGTGTTGAGGCCTACGTGCTGACGCTGACGGTGCCGGCAAGTGTTGGCGGCGTGCGGGTGGGCGCGATCGGCAATGACATTCAGGTGGCTGATCTTGAGACCGAGCTGCTGCCGCTGTTGCAGCGCAGCGGCACCGAGATGGCGCTTGTGGGCCGTCACGGCAATGTGCTGGTGGGCAACTCGTCGCGGCTGCTCTCTGGGGTGTTTGTGCCTGAGACGGGCGGTGGCTTCGATGGCTTGACCCGCAAGCGGATCGGCCCCGAGGGTGCCGACGTGCACCTGATCTACCGCGCCGAGGCCTAG
- a CDS encoding metalloregulator ArsR/SmtB family transcription factor encodes MTTTELCTPTPTHVIGEDAADAVASTLKALADPFRLRMLSAIATDPRGEACVCDLAELADVSQPTVSHHLKKLKDTGLLASERRGTWVYYSILPARKQAVTALLDAFAPAAIADAQAEQEDRATALAALDAKVEHLAAELADEMTHLNRNLVVTIVRESFAGLVRSAKLTQHMIPLTERFARQRLADLTRDRETGMPQVLFVCVANAGRSQLAAALVNQLSGGAVVARSAGSTPAAEVHPHVRSILADIEGEQDAAAAFPKPLTDDAVRAADVVVTMGCGDVCPIIPGVRYEDWTVGDPALASEDGVAAIAADIEARVRGLLAELCVPVDGDGA; translated from the coding sequence ATGACCACCACCGAGCTCTGCACACCGACCCCGACGCACGTCATCGGCGAAGACGCCGCCGATGCTGTCGCTTCAACGCTCAAGGCGCTGGCAGATCCGTTCCGGCTGCGGATGCTGTCGGCGATCGCGACGGACCCGCGCGGCGAGGCCTGCGTGTGCGACCTCGCCGAGCTCGCCGACGTCTCCCAGCCCACCGTCTCGCATCACTTGAAGAAGCTCAAGGACACCGGGCTGCTGGCCTCCGAGCGGCGCGGCACCTGGGTGTACTACAGCATCCTGCCGGCGCGGAAGCAGGCCGTGACCGCGCTGCTGGACGCGTTCGCGCCCGCCGCGATCGCCGACGCGCAGGCCGAGCAGGAAGACCGCGCGACGGCACTGGCCGCCCTCGACGCGAAGGTCGAGCACCTCGCCGCCGAGCTCGCCGACGAGATGACGCACCTGAACCGCAACCTCGTCGTCACGATCGTGCGCGAGTCGTTCGCGGGTCTCGTCCGCTCGGCGAAGCTCACCCAGCATATGATCCCGCTCACCGAACGTTTCGCCCGTCAGCGTCTCGCCGACCTCACACGGGATCGCGAAACGGGGATGCCGCAGGTGCTGTTCGTGTGCGTCGCAAACGCGGGCCGTTCTCAGCTCGCCGCCGCCCTCGTCAATCAGCTCTCCGGCGGTGCGGTTGTTGCCCGGTCGGCCGGGTCGACGCCAGCGGCCGAGGTGCACCCGCACGTGCGCTCGATCCTCGCCGACATCGAAGGCGAGCAGGACGCCGCGGCCGCGTTCCCGAAGCCGCTCACCGACGACGCCGTCCGCGCCGCGGACGTCGTGGTCACGATGGGCTGCGGGGACGTATGCCCGATCATCCCCGGAGTTCGCTATGAAGACTGGACGGTCGGTGACCCCGCCCTCGCCTCCGAAGACGGCGTTGCGGCGATCGCCGCTGACATCGAGGCCCGCGTCCGTGGCCTGCTCGCCGAGCTGTGCGTTCCCGTCGACGGTGACGGCGCATGA
- a CDS encoding tyrosine-type recombinase/integrase, whose translation MNLAVVRSIGTARGWRSEEDAADFEQEIIDQYALAMAAAGLSDAYISHSRTAIFELRSHVNIPLWQVKPADADAFLAGLRRAGLAASTRAGKAGVIAQFFDFAISRYQADINALTGWVIEQPIDEYNRQSGSSLGKVRVPPSDAEVDRLFGGWAASLQDERRFLPAARNYFAASLWRRVGLRITESTKLDLRDWRPDLGTLGKLHVRFGKGSRGRGSKQRLVPAINGADKLMDWWLGDVRHRFGPDWDDPDAPLIPSERFDHELGRTGRASDDVLRRGLVRATERFLPAWSGDLTPHVLRHYCASSLYLAGMDLKALQELLGHQWLSTTTQYIHVSSQHIEDAWAHANKSVEERFEGMA comes from the coding sequence ATGAACCTCGCTGTCGTTCGGAGTATCGGGACCGCTCGCGGGTGGCGGTCCGAGGAAGATGCTGCGGACTTCGAGCAGGAGATCATCGACCAGTACGCGCTCGCGATGGCCGCAGCTGGGCTCAGCGACGCTTACATCTCGCACTCACGTACAGCGATCTTCGAGCTCCGTTCGCACGTGAATATCCCGCTGTGGCAGGTCAAGCCCGCCGACGCGGACGCGTTTCTTGCCGGGCTTCGCCGAGCGGGTCTTGCGGCTTCGACGCGTGCGGGCAAAGCGGGCGTGATCGCCCAGTTCTTCGACTTTGCGATCAGCCGGTATCAGGCCGACATCAACGCGCTTACCGGGTGGGTGATCGAGCAGCCCATCGATGAGTACAACCGGCAATCGGGTTCGTCGCTCGGCAAAGTCCGCGTCCCGCCCTCGGACGCGGAGGTCGACCGACTCTTCGGCGGCTGGGCGGCTTCGTTGCAGGATGAGCGGCGATTTCTCCCGGCGGCGCGGAACTACTTCGCGGCGTCGTTGTGGCGGCGAGTCGGGCTGCGGATCACGGAGAGCACGAAACTCGATCTTCGCGACTGGCGGCCCGATCTCGGCACGCTCGGGAAACTGCATGTCCGATTTGGGAAAGGCTCGCGCGGGCGCGGCTCGAAGCAGCGCCTGGTTCCCGCGATCAACGGTGCCGACAAGCTCATGGATTGGTGGCTCGGCGACGTGCGGCACAGGTTCGGCCCGGATTGGGATGACCCGGATGCGCCGCTGATCCCGTCGGAACGGTTCGATCATGAGCTCGGCCGCACGGGGAGGGCCAGCGACGATGTGCTCCGGCGCGGGCTGGTGCGTGCGACCGAGCGGTTTCTGCCTGCGTGGTCGGGTGATCTGACTCCGCACGTGCTGCGGCACTATTGCGCGTCGTCGCTGTATCTGGCGGGTATGGACTTGAAAGCCCTCCAAGAACTGCTCGGGCATCAGTGGCTGTCGACGACGACGCAGTACATCCACGTCTCGAGCCAGCACATCGAGGATGCGTGGGCGCACGCGAACAAGAGCGTTGAGGAACGATTCGAAGGGATGGCGTGA
- a CDS encoding type 1 glutamine amidotransferase, producing MRSARVLVIEHQQNAGLGQLSDRLIEHGLNLETVGPDAGAPVPETLDGYDALIVLGGAMGPTEDEQAPWLPATRKLLRDGVEQGVPTLGICLGAQLLATATGGHVRTMPAGPEVGLLDVGFAASAAGDPLFGDLAGTSVPAVQWHWLEADSLPEGAQLLASSPACRNQAFRIGAAAWGVQFHPEALGGTAQDWVDEDRQSIDDLGLEEAVLVGDVRAAEPRLGAVWLPIADRFAELAQRSA from the coding sequence ATGCGCAGTGCACGAGTGCTGGTGATCGAACATCAGCAGAACGCGGGGCTGGGACAGCTATCGGATCGGCTCATCGAACACGGCTTGAACCTCGAGACCGTGGGGCCCGACGCCGGCGCCCCCGTGCCCGAAACGCTCGACGGCTATGACGCGCTGATCGTGCTCGGTGGGGCCATGGGCCCCACCGAAGACGAGCAGGCACCCTGGCTGCCTGCCACCCGCAAACTGCTGCGAGACGGCGTCGAACAGGGAGTGCCGACCCTCGGCATCTGCCTCGGCGCGCAGCTGCTCGCCACCGCCACCGGCGGCCACGTGCGCACCATGCCGGCGGGCCCAGAAGTGGGGCTGCTCGATGTCGGCTTCGCCGCTTCGGCTGCCGGCGATCCGCTCTTCGGAGACCTCGCAGGCACCTCGGTGCCGGCCGTGCAGTGGCACTGGCTTGAAGCCGACAGCCTCCCAGAAGGCGCCCAGCTGCTCGCGTCGAGCCCCGCCTGCCGCAATCAGGCGTTCCGCATCGGAGCTGCGGCGTGGGGAGTGCAGTTTCATCCCGAGGCGCTCGGAGGCACCGCGCAGGACTGGGTGGACGAGGATCGTCAGAGCATCGACGACCTCGGCCTCGAGGAGGCCGTGCTTGTGGGCGACGTGCGCGCGGCCGAACCCCGGCTCGGCGCCGTCTGGCTGCCGATCGCCGATCGCTTCGCCGAGCTCGCCCAGCGCAGCGCCTGA
- the arsB gene encoding ACR3 family arsenite efflux transporter — protein MSTATQTRAMPAKLSTLDRWLPLWIGLAMVAGLLLGRFIPALSDLLAHMEVGGISVPIGLGLLVMMYPVLVKVRYDKVAAVTGDKKLLVSSLILNWIAGPAVMFALAWLFLPDLPEYRTGLIIVGLARCIAMVVIWNDLACGDREATAVLVFINSVFQVVAFSLLGWFYLTVLPGWLGLDSQGLDVSIGQIAINVLVFLGVPLAAGFLTRFFGEKAKGRDWYEAKFIPFIGPFALYGLLFTIVLLFALQGEAITSQPWDVARIALPLLAYFAIMWFAGLLLGKGIGLNYARSTTLAFTAAGNNFELAIAVAIGTFGATSGQALAGVVGPLIEVPVLVGLVYVSLWAARTWFHTDPYAVPAVTKSRAS, from the coding sequence ATGAGCACCGCAACCCAGACCCGCGCGATGCCGGCGAAGCTGTCCACCCTTGACCGGTGGCTGCCGCTGTGGATCGGGCTCGCCATGGTCGCGGGCCTCCTCCTCGGCCGCTTCATCCCCGCACTGTCCGACCTGCTCGCGCATATGGAGGTCGGTGGTATCTCGGTGCCGATCGGTCTCGGACTGCTGGTGATGATGTATCCGGTGCTGGTGAAGGTCCGCTACGACAAGGTCGCCGCTGTCACGGGAGACAAAAAGCTCCTCGTCTCATCGCTGATCCTGAACTGGATCGCAGGGCCTGCCGTGATGTTCGCCCTCGCGTGGCTCTTCCTGCCCGATCTGCCCGAGTACCGCACCGGTCTCATCATCGTGGGGCTCGCGCGTTGCATCGCGATGGTGGTGATCTGGAACGACCTCGCTTGCGGCGACCGTGAAGCGACCGCGGTGCTGGTGTTCATCAACTCCGTGTTCCAGGTCGTCGCGTTCTCGCTGCTCGGCTGGTTCTACCTCACCGTGCTGCCGGGCTGGCTCGGCCTCGACTCCCAAGGCCTGGATGTCTCGATCGGGCAGATCGCGATCAACGTGCTCGTATTCCTTGGCGTCCCGCTCGCGGCTGGGTTCCTCACTCGCTTCTTCGGTGAGAAGGCGAAGGGCCGCGACTGGTACGAGGCGAAGTTCATCCCCTTTATCGGCCCGTTCGCGCTCTACGGCCTCCTGTTCACGATCGTGCTGCTATTCGCGCTGCAGGGTGAGGCGATCACGTCGCAGCCGTGGGACGTCGCCCGGATCGCGCTGCCGCTGTTGGCGTACTTCGCGATCATGTGGTTCGCAGGCCTCCTGCTCGGGAAGGGCATCGGCCTCAACTACGCCCGCTCGACGACCCTCGCGTTCACGGCGGCAGGCAACAACTTCGAGCTCGCCATCGCCGTCGCGATCGGCACCTTCGGCGCGACCAGCGGTCAGGCCCTCGCAGGCGTCGTCGGACCGCTCATCGAGGTGCCCGTGCTCGTGGGTCTGGTCTATGTCTCGCTCTGGGCCGCCCGCACGTGGTTCCACACCGACCCGTATGCGGTTCCCGCCGTCACCAAATCGAGGGCATCATGA
- the cmtR gene encoding Cd(II)/Pb(II)-sensing metalloregulatory transcriptional regulator CmtR: MLTIASRLDVMNRLGRAMADPTRSRILMTLLDGPSYPAVLSRELELTRSNVSNHLTCLRDCGIVVAEPEGRQTRYEIADPHLAAALTALVDVTLAVDEHAPCMDAECTVPGCCGTGAGA, from the coding sequence ATGCTGACTATTGCTTCGCGTCTTGATGTCATGAACCGGCTGGGTCGGGCGATGGCGGATCCGACGCGTTCCCGGATCCTGATGACCCTGCTGGACGGGCCGAGCTACCCGGCGGTGCTCTCGCGTGAGCTGGAGTTGACGCGGTCGAACGTGTCGAACCATCTGACGTGCCTGCGGGATTGCGGGATCGTGGTCGCCGAGCCGGAGGGTCGGCAGACGCGCTACGAGATCGCCGACCCGCACCTCGCGGCGGCGCTCACGGCGCTGGTGGACGTGACGCTGGCCGTGGACGAGCACGCGCCGTGCATGGACGCCGAGTGCACGGTGCCGGGCTGCTGTGGGACGGGAGCGGGCGCGTGA
- the trxB gene encoding thioredoxin-disulfide reductase: MSMQQMVIVGSGPAGYTAAVYAARAGLSPVVVAGSVTAGGSLMTTTEVENFPGFTDGVQGPDLMDAMRAQAERFGARIVYDDATRLDLAGEVKTIETGSGETFEARSVILTTGSAYRKLGLAEEARLSGHGLSWCATCDGFFFREKEIAVVGGGDSAMEEALFLTRFASKVTIVHRRDDFRASKIMAERVRADPKIEVAWNSEVAELVGENAVEALRLRDTVTGDERALPISGVFVAIGHDPRSELLTGQVDLDDDGYVLVDHPSTATNLPGVFAAGDLVDRRYRQAITASGTGCAAALDAQHFLAGLPADETVTELLEVSA, translated from the coding sequence ATGTCGATGCAACAGATGGTGATCGTCGGGTCTGGTCCGGCGGGGTATACGGCCGCGGTCTACGCGGCCAGGGCGGGGCTTTCTCCCGTCGTGGTCGCTGGCTCGGTGACCGCCGGCGGTTCGCTCATGACGACCACCGAGGTCGAGAACTTCCCGGGCTTCACCGACGGGGTGCAGGGCCCGGACCTGATGGACGCGATGCGTGCGCAGGCCGAGCGCTTCGGGGCGCGTATCGTCTACGACGACGCGACCCGGCTCGACCTCGCAGGCGAGGTCAAGACGATCGAGACCGGCTCGGGCGAAACGTTCGAGGCGCGTAGCGTGATCCTCACCACCGGTTCCGCTTACCGCAAGCTCGGCCTCGCCGAGGAAGCTCGGCTCTCCGGTCACGGCCTGTCATGGTGCGCGACCTGCGATGGCTTCTTCTTCCGCGAGAAGGAGATCGCCGTCGTCGGCGGCGGGGACTCCGCGATGGAAGAGGCACTGTTCCTCACGCGCTTCGCGTCGAAGGTCACGATCGTGCACCGGCGTGATGACTTCCGGGCGTCGAAGATCATGGCCGAGCGGGTGCGCGCCGATCCGAAGATCGAGGTCGCCTGGAACAGTGAAGTCGCCGAGCTCGTCGGTGAGAACGCCGTCGAAGCGCTCCGCCTGCGCGACACCGTCACCGGTGACGAGCGTGCCCTTCCGATCTCTGGCGTGTTCGTTGCGATCGGGCACGACCCGCGCTCGGAGCTGCTGACCGGGCAGGTCGATCTCGACGACGACGGCTACGTGCTCGTCGACCATCCGTCGACCGCGACGAACCTGCCTGGCGTGTTCGCCGCGGGTGATCTCGTCGACCGCCGTTACCGGCAGGCGATCACGGCATCGGGCACGGGCTGTGCCGCGGCCCTTGACGCGCAGCATTTCCTCGCCGGCCTGCCTGCCGACGAGACCGTGACCGAACTTCTGGAGGTGTCCGCATGA
- a CDS encoding gamma-glutamyl-gamma-aminobutyrate hydrolase family protein, with amino-acid sequence MAALRGDRMPRIGVTGMWSNQIHGLRFDGSAVAAAVLRSVIRAGGEPLTLFAESALPPEERLRGLDALLVPGGSDIDPRRYGQEPVAAVSPADFAEQDDFEAGMLAAAIRIGVPVLAICRGFQLLNIEYGGTLVQDVEADSPHRNSVHDVELEADSALAAAIGASSLPVSSYHHQAIDRVGEGLRVTGRAPDGVVEAIEHPDAPLIAVQWHPEDNAAADERQHALFAWLIEEARARMGRDA; translated from the coding sequence ATGGCGGCCCTCCGCGGCGATCGGATGCCGCGCATCGGAGTGACGGGGATGTGGTCGAACCAGATCCACGGCCTGCGCTTCGACGGCAGCGCGGTCGCCGCGGCGGTGCTGCGTTCCGTGATCCGGGCGGGCGGCGAACCGCTCACCCTGTTCGCCGAAAGCGCGCTGCCGCCGGAGGAACGGCTGCGCGGCCTCGATGCGCTGCTCGTGCCGGGCGGATCGGACATCGACCCGCGCCGTTACGGGCAGGAGCCCGTCGCCGCCGTCTCGCCCGCCGACTTCGCCGAGCAGGACGACTTCGAAGCCGGCATGCTGGCCGCGGCGATCCGGATCGGGGTGCCCGTGCTCGCGATCTGCCGTGGCTTCCAACTGCTGAACATCGAATACGGCGGCACGCTCGTGCAAGACGTTGAAGCCGACAGCCCCCACCGCAACTCAGTGCACGACGTCGAACTCGAAGCAGACTCAGCGCTCGCCGCAGCGATCGGCGCCTCAAGCCTGCCCGTGTCGTCGTACCACCACCAGGCGATCGACCGCGTCGGGGAGGGGCTGCGCGTCACCGGGCGCGCACCCGACGGCGTGGTCGAAGCAATTGAGCACCCCGACGCGCCGCTCATCGCCGTGCAGTGGCACCCGGAGGACAACGCCGCGGCGGACGAGCGCCAGCACGCGCTCTTCGCCTGGCTCATCGAGGAGGCACGGGCGAGAATGGGGCGAGACGCATGA